One Dama dama isolate Ldn47 chromosome 18, ASM3311817v1, whole genome shotgun sequence DNA window includes the following coding sequences:
- the LOC133072267 gene encoding uncharacterized LOC128031837 homolog: MYRFRSQLFTGISAAAIAHSYPRRFSPLLLAEDSPLSRPSHRRTSKKCSSIG; this comes from the coding sequence ATGTATCGTTTCCGATCACAGCTCTTCACGGGGATTTCAGCTGCCGCCATCGCCCACTCTTACCCGCGCCGCTTCTCGCCTCTGTTGTTAGCCGAAGACTCGCCACTCAGCCGCCCGTCGCACAGACGCACGAGTAAAAAGTGCAGCTCCATCGGCTGA